In Neofelis nebulosa isolate mNeoNeb1 chromosome 10, mNeoNeb1.pri, whole genome shotgun sequence, one DNA window encodes the following:
- the LOC131488494 gene encoding olfactory receptor 6M1 codes for MPMGNWSTVTGFTLIAFPTLLELRILLFVVLLLTYTLTAVGNIVIIFLIWTDNHLQTPMYIFLSNLSFLDILYTTVVTPKLLACLLGEKKTISFAGCITQTYFYFFLGTVEFILLAVMSFDRYVAICNPLRYTIIMNSRTCLLLILSCWVGAFMSVLVPTIVVIRLPYCGKEIKHFFCDIAPLLQVACVDTHLIEQINFLLSALVILSSLAFTTASYTYIISTILHIPSAQGRQKAFSTCASHITVISIAYGSNIFVYVRPNQNYSLNFDKVAAVLITVVTPLLNPFIYSLRNEKVKEALRETINRIMSLILRIT; via the coding sequence ATGCCCATGGGAAATTGGAGCACAGTGACTGGATTCACCCTGATCGCCTTTCCCACTCTCCTGGAGCTTCGAATACTCCTCTTTGTGGTTCTTTTGCTGACTTACACATTAACAGCAGTAGGAAACATTGTCATCATCTTCCTAATATGGACTGATAATCACCTGCAAACCCCAATGTACATTTTCCTCagtaatttgtcttttctggatattttatacACCACTGTCGTTACACCAAAGTTGCTAGCCTGCCTCCtaggagagaagaaaaccatATCCTTTGCTGGCTGTATCACTCAAACatatttctacttctttctggGGACAGTGGAGTTTATCCTCCTAGCAGTGATGTCCTTTGACCGCTACGTGGCCATCTGTAACCCCCTGCGCTATACCATCATCATGAACAGCAGGACCTGCCTCCTGCTGATTCTGAGCTGCTGGGTAGGAGCCTTCATGTCTGTGTTGGTACCAACCATTGTAGTGATAAGGCTACCTTACTGTGGAAAAGAGATCAAGCATTTTTTCTGTGACATTGCCCCTCTTCTGCAGGTGGCCTGTGTAGATACTCACCTCATTGAGCAGATCAACTTTCTCCTATCTGCCCTTGTCATCCTGAGCTCCCTGGCATTCACTACTGCGTCCTATACCTACATCATCTCCACCATCCTGCACATCCCCTCCGCCCAAGGCCGTCAAAAAGCTTTTTCTACCTGTGCCTCTCACATCACGGTCATTTCCATTGCTTACGGGAGCAATATCTTTGTGTATGTGAGACCCAATCAGAACTATTCCCTGAATTTTGACAAGGTAGCTGCTGTCCTCATTACAGTGGTGACCCCTCTCCTGAATCCTTTTATTTATAGTTTGAGAAATGAAAAGGTGAAAGAAGCATTGAGAGAGACAATAAACAGAATCATGTCCTTGATACTAAGGATAACCTGA